One genomic region from Granulicatella adiacens ATCC 49175 encodes:
- a CDS encoding lysophospholipid acyltransferase family protein: MIYKITIWIVRGLLVLLNGFADYKGREKLPKHTGYVLVAPHRSWLDPVMMAIAVYPQPLVLMAKQELFKPKPFAWFIKKLGAFPVNREKPGPSAIKYPVQQIKENQKALVIFPTGTRYSNEMKGGAVTIARLAKAPIVPMVYQGPLTFKDIIKRKKMHVRIGDPIYIADQKLTKEEIANYDQVLIQKFDELDKEIDPNYVYELPVKE, from the coding sequence ATGATTTATAAAATCACGATTTGGATTGTTCGTGGATTATTAGTCCTATTAAACGGATTCGCTGATTATAAAGGTAGAGAAAAATTACCAAAGCATACTGGATATGTACTTGTGGCGCCCCATCGTTCTTGGTTAGATCCGGTTATGATGGCGATTGCTGTTTATCCTCAACCACTTGTTTTAATGGCTAAGCAAGAACTGTTTAAGCCAAAACCATTCGCTTGGTTTATAAAAAAACTTGGAGCATTCCCTGTGAACCGAGAAAAGCCAGGCCCAAGCGCGATTAAGTATCCTGTCCAACAAATTAAGGAAAATCAAAAAGCCCTTGTTATCTTTCCTACTGGGACTCGTTATTCAAACGAAATGAAAGGCGGCGCAGTAACCATTGCTCGTCTAGCAAAAGCCCCTATCGTTCCAATGGTGTATCAAGGACCGTTAACATTCAAGGATATTATTAAACGTAAAAAAATGCATGTAAGAATTGGTGACCCAATCTATATTGCAGACCAAAAACTAACAAAAGAAGAAATTGCAAATTACGATCAAGTACTAATTCAAAAATTCGATGAACTCGATAAGGAAATCGATCCAAATTATGTATATGAATTACCTGTAAAAGAATAA
- a CDS encoding YneF family protein: MSTGAWILIVILAAIAGAIGGFFIARRTMMNYFAENPPFDEDMIRSMMTQMGQKPSEQKVRQIAASMKAQAKKRAKK; encoded by the coding sequence ATGTCAACAGGAGCATGGATTTTAATCGTGATTCTTGCTGCAATCGCAGGTGCGATCGGTGGTTTCTTTATCGCACGTCGTACAATGATGAATTACTTCGCAGAAAACCCACCATTTGATGAAGATATGATTCGTAGCATGATGACTCAAATGGGTCAAAAACCATCAGAACAAAAAGTTCGTCAAATTGCTGCTTCAATGAAAGCACAAGCTAAAAAAAGAGCTAAAAAATAA
- the scrK gene encoding fructokinase ScrK, whose amino-acid sequence MTNLYGSLEAGGTKFICAVADEDFNTVEELQFPTTTPKETLKKTADFFAKFKNLAAIGIGSFGPIDVDPKSKTYGYITTTPKPNWANVDVVGALKKRVDVPIYFTTDVNSSAYGEVYARNNRGENIETLVYYTIGTGIGAGVIQRGEFIGGTSHPEMGHVYVSKHPIDVANNFDGVCPFHKGCLEGLAAGPSLEARTGVRGEHIDIASDVWDVQASYIAQAAIQATLTFRPEKIVFGGGVMAQNHMLERVHRMFEELLNGYVPTPPVKDFIVTPAVDNNGSATLGNYVLAKGLVK is encoded by the coding sequence ATGACAAACTTATATGGAAGTTTAGAAGCTGGAGGCACAAAGTTTATTTGTGCAGTTGCTGATGAAGATTTTAATACTGTTGAAGAACTTCAATTTCCTACAACGACTCCAAAAGAAACGTTAAAAAAGACAGCGGACTTTTTTGCAAAATTTAAAAATCTAGCTGCAATTGGAATCGGGTCATTTGGACCGATTGATGTGGATCCTAAATCTAAAACATATGGATACATCACGACAACACCAAAACCAAATTGGGCAAATGTGGATGTTGTTGGTGCGTTGAAAAAGAGAGTAGATGTGCCCATTTACTTCACAACAGATGTAAATAGTTCTGCTTACGGAGAAGTTTATGCGCGTAACAATCGTGGAGAAAATATCGAAACGCTTGTTTATTATACAATCGGTACCGGAATTGGTGCGGGTGTGATTCAACGTGGTGAATTTATCGGAGGAACTAGCCATCCTGAAATGGGACATGTTTATGTAAGTAAGCACCCAATTGATGTGGCAAATAATTTTGATGGCGTTTGTCCTTTCCATAAAGGCTGTCTTGAAGGTTTAGCTGCTGGACCAAGTTTAGAAGCACGTACTGGAGTTCGTGGAGAACATATAGATATTGCTAGTGATGTTTGGGATGTTCAGGCGAGTTATATTGCTCAAGCAGCCATTCAAGCAACTCTAACTTTCCGCCCTGAAAAGATTGTTTTTGGAGGAGGAGTTATGGCTCAAAATCATATGTTAGAACGCGTTCATCGTATGTTTGAGGAATTACTAAACGGATATGTACCAACTCCGCCAGTAAAAGACTTTATTGTTACTCCAGCCGTTGATAATAACGGTTCAGCTACTTTAGGAAACTATGTGTTAGCGAAAGGTTTAGTTAAGTAA
- a CDS encoding PTS beta-glucoside transporter subunit IIBCA, which translates to MNNIEIAKSVIEAIGGKDNVSSVAHCATRLRIMVKDKEKIDTNRVENIEKVQGAFFNAGQFQIIFGTGTVNRIYDEVVSLGLPTSTTSEMKAEAAKQGNWFQRSVRTFGDVFVPIIPAIVATGLFMGLRGLLEAFGVVLPSDFLIYSKILTDTAFIALPALVVWSTFKVFGGNQTIGIVLGLMLISGSLPNAWEVAQGGEIVPIKFFGLVDVVGLQGSVLPAFIIGVVGANFEKWVRKYVPEVLDLLVTPFITLFVMSILGLFVLGPIFHQVEKVILSLTTTVLYLPFGLGGLIIGGTHQLIVVSGVHHIFNLLEINLLSATGQNPFNAIITAAMTAQGAAAVAIGVKTKSPKLKALTFPAALSAFLGITEPVIFGVNLRFRKPFVLSLLAGALGGALSALLGLAGTSNGITIIPGSMLYVGNQQLPQYLFMVAVSFALGFTFTYLFGYDDSMLDTPVEAEGPSSQETQEEEVGATATERTDEKLHSPIVGEVVALSEVNDPVFSSGVMGQGIAVKPSKGVVYAPADAEIAIAFPTGHAYGLKTDNGAEILIHVGIDTVSLNGKGFEAKVSQGDRVRAGDIIGTFDSEVIAANGLDDTTMVIITNTMDYAEVTPIATGSVTNKTRVLELHV; encoded by the coding sequence ATGAATAATATTGAAATTGCTAAAAGTGTTATCGAAGCCATTGGTGGCAAAGACAACGTTAGTAGTGTAGCGCACTGTGCAACGCGTCTTCGTATCATGGTAAAAGATAAGGAAAAAATCGATACGAATAGAGTCGAGAATATTGAAAAAGTTCAAGGTGCGTTCTTCAACGCAGGACAATTCCAAATCATTTTCGGTACAGGAACTGTAAACCGTATTTATGATGAAGTGGTATCTCTTGGATTACCAACTTCAACAACTAGCGAAATGAAAGCTGAAGCAGCCAAACAAGGAAACTGGTTCCAACGTTCTGTTCGTACATTCGGGGATGTATTTGTACCAATCATTCCAGCCATTGTTGCAACAGGTCTTTTTATGGGGCTTCGTGGATTGTTAGAGGCTTTTGGTGTTGTATTACCATCTGACTTTTTAATTTATTCTAAAATCTTAACAGATACGGCTTTTATCGCATTACCAGCCTTAGTAGTTTGGTCTACGTTTAAAGTGTTTGGTGGGAATCAAACAATCGGAATTGTACTTGGTCTGATGTTAATTTCTGGTTCTCTTCCTAACGCTTGGGAGGTTGCTCAAGGTGGGGAAATTGTTCCAATTAAATTCTTCGGTCTTGTGGATGTCGTTGGATTACAAGGTTCTGTTTTACCAGCGTTTATCATCGGGGTTGTAGGTGCTAATTTTGAAAAATGGGTCAGAAAATATGTACCGGAAGTATTGGACTTATTAGTAACACCTTTTATTACATTATTTGTAATGTCAATTTTAGGACTTTTTGTATTAGGACCAATCTTCCATCAAGTAGAGAAAGTGATTCTTTCACTTACAACAACTGTATTGTATTTACCATTTGGTCTTGGTGGACTAATCATTGGTGGTACACATCAATTAATCGTTGTTTCTGGAGTTCACCATATCTTCAATTTATTAGAAATTAACTTATTATCAGCGACTGGACAAAACCCATTTAATGCTATTATTACAGCTGCGATGACGGCTCAAGGGGCTGCGGCGGTTGCGATTGGTGTTAAAACGAAGAGTCCAAAATTAAAAGCATTAACATTCCCAGCGGCTTTATCTGCTTTCCTTGGAATTACAGAGCCTGTTATTTTCGGGGTAAACTTACGATTCCGTAAACCATTCGTTCTTTCATTGTTAGCAGGTGCGTTAGGTGGAGCTCTTTCAGCTTTACTAGGATTAGCGGGTACAAGTAACGGAATTACAATCATTCCTGGTTCAATGCTTTATGTCGGAAATCAACAATTACCACAATACTTATTCATGGTTGCAGTATCATTTGCATTAGGATTTACGTTTACTTATTTATTCGGTTACGATGATTCCATGTTAGATACTCCTGTTGAAGCAGAAGGACCTTCTTCACAAGAAACTCAAGAGGAAGAAGTAGGTGCGACGGCGACTGAACGTACTGATGAAAAATTACATTCACCAATTGTTGGCGAAGTTGTGGCTTTAAGCGAGGTAAATGATCCTGTATTCTCTAGCGGAGTTATGGGACAAGGGATTGCAGTGAAGCCATCTAAAGGAGTTGTATATGCTCCAGCAGATGCCGAAATCGCGATTGCGTTCCCAACAGGTCATGCATATGGTTTAAAAACAGATAATGGTGCTGAAATTCTCATTCACGTCGGAATCGATACTGTTTCGTTGAATGGTAAAGGATTTGAAGCAAAAGTATCTCAAGGAGACCGTGTAAGAGCAGGGGATATCATCGGAACATTTGATTCTGAAGTGATTGCTGCAAATGGGTTAGATGACACAACAATGGTCATTATCACTAACACCATGGATTATGCAGAAGTGACTCCAATCGCAACTGGTTCTGTTACGAATAAAACTCGAGTATTAGAGTTACATGTATAA
- a CDS encoding sucrose-6-phosphate hydrolase — protein MKWTTEKRYKRYEDWSEAEKEQLKSTMEKSPWRAKYHVEPSSGLLNDPNGFSYFDGKWILFYQNFPFGAAHGLKSWVQLESDNLVTFKETGVKVLPDTPLDSHGAYSGSAMQFGDQLFLFYTGNVRDENWVRHPYQLGALMDKDGHIEKLGKDLIPKPSDATDHFRDPQIFQYKDHYYAIVGGQNLDKKGFVRLYRSVNNDYTNWEEIGDLDFKNDNTAYMMECPNLVFVDDKPVLIYCPQGLDKDVFHYDNIYPNLYKIGETFDPENATITPVSKPHQLDYGFDVYATQAFNAPDGRALCISWLGLPDVSYPSDIYEHQGILSLVKELSIKNGKLYQTPVKGIEKLRQSSLPFNKYIKNTSNCYELNLKLEGDMIHELVLFSDKDGNGLSLIFNLVDGEIVVDRSNVGEAFATEYSSVRTAPIAPADTTARIFIDNSVFEIFVNDGEMVFSGRVFPRADQTHISILQGDPTGVYYPLLSFTNPN, from the coding sequence ATGAAATGGACAACTGAAAAGAGATATAAAAGGTATGAAGATTGGTCAGAGGCTGAAAAAGAACAATTAAAGTCTACAATGGAAAAATCTCCTTGGAGAGCGAAATATCACGTAGAACCATCTAGCGGATTATTAAATGACCCAAACGGATTTTCTTATTTTGATGGCAAATGGATTTTATTCTACCAAAACTTTCCTTTCGGAGCGGCTCATGGTTTAAAATCATGGGTACAACTGGAAAGTGATAATCTTGTGACCTTTAAAGAAACTGGAGTCAAGGTACTACCAGATACTCCACTCGATAGTCATGGTGCGTATTCAGGTAGTGCAATGCAATTTGGTGATCAATTGTTTCTATTTTATACAGGAAATGTTAGAGATGAAAATTGGGTTCGTCACCCTTACCAATTAGGGGCACTTATGGATAAAGACGGTCATATTGAAAAACTTGGAAAAGATTTGATTCCAAAACCAAGTGATGCTACAGATCACTTTAGAGACCCTCAAATTTTTCAATATAAAGATCATTATTACGCGATTGTAGGAGGTCAAAACCTAGATAAAAAAGGGTTTGTTCGCCTCTACCGCTCTGTTAATAACGATTATACAAATTGGGAAGAAATTGGAGATTTAGATTTTAAGAATGACAATACCGCTTATATGATGGAATGTCCGAACTTAGTATTCGTAGATGACAAACCAGTACTCATTTACTGCCCTCAAGGATTAGATAAAGACGTATTCCACTACGATAATATTTATCCAAACTTATATAAAATCGGTGAAACATTCGACCCAGAAAATGCGACGATCACACCAGTTTCTAAGCCCCATCAATTAGATTACGGTTTTGACGTCTATGCTACTCAAGCGTTTAACGCACCAGACGGGCGTGCGCTTTGCATCAGCTGGCTTGGATTACCAGATGTTTCTTATCCTAGCGATATTTACGAACACCAAGGAATCTTATCTTTAGTGAAAGAACTTTCCATTAAAAATGGTAAATTATATCAAACTCCTGTAAAAGGAATTGAAAAACTTCGCCAATCTTCACTTCCGTTTAATAAATATATTAAAAACACATCGAATTGCTACGAGTTAAACCTTAAATTAGAAGGCGATATGATTCATGAACTTGTTCTATTCTCAGACAAGGATGGCAATGGACTATCCCTCATCTTTAATCTTGTAGATGGTGAGATTGTAGTTGACCGAAGCAATGTTGGAGAAGCCTTTGCTACAGAATACAGTAGCGTTCGTACAGCACCAATTGCTCCAGCAGACACTACTGCGCGTATCTTTATTGATAATTCTGTCTTTGAAATCTTTGTTAATGATGGAGAAATGGTCTTTTCTGGCCGTGTCTTCCCTCGCGCGGATCAAACACATATTTCAATTTTACAAGGAGATCCAACTGGGGTCTATTATCCACTGCTTTCATTTACAAATCCAAACTAA
- a CDS encoding MATE family efflux transporter — MAKERQHFYRQMLAIAIPVSLQNLLTSFLNTLDTIMISSLGDASIAGVGLANQVFFLFTLICFGIHTGSAVLFSQYWGIRDTKKVQAVNQMSLLLSTAVSVVFMLLGILFPQEILRLFTQDPLVVQAGGDYLRVAALSYVFTAWSFAMTNALRTTGSPKIPLVATICSFITNAFFNYVFIFGKFGAPALGVVGAAVATLIARIVEVGVLFGVVSFYSGPIHLPIGRYWSKISKGFWMSFWVTTFPVIVNETFWALGQVFYSAAYAMVGTQATAAVQVAVAVQNLSFILVRGVGSSCSIMLGNRVGRNELEKAQQEAKRFLMISLVIGVVIGAIQSLTPQWTLLMFAHLSPEVFELGMQLLQIMGIIFVFKTLNSIILVGILRGGGDTQYGMKLEMACVWLVGVPLALVAAAIWHFPVQLVVICAGAEELCKAVIGLKRVFSGRWIHRLVEA, encoded by the coding sequence ATGGCTAAAGAACGTCAACATTTTTATCGGCAAATGCTTGCCATTGCAATTCCTGTATCTCTTCAAAACTTATTAACGTCTTTCTTAAATACATTAGATACAATAATGATTTCATCTCTAGGTGATGCGAGTATTGCGGGTGTAGGGCTTGCAAATCAGGTATTTTTCCTATTTACGTTAATCTGTTTTGGGATTCATACAGGGTCTGCAGTTCTCTTCTCTCAATATTGGGGAATTCGAGATACAAAGAAAGTTCAAGCGGTTAATCAGATGAGTTTACTGCTATCCACCGCTGTCAGTGTTGTATTTATGCTTCTTGGTATCCTATTTCCTCAAGAAATCTTGCGTTTATTTACTCAGGATCCGCTTGTTGTTCAAGCTGGAGGAGATTACTTACGAGTAGCTGCTTTAAGTTATGTATTTACAGCTTGGAGCTTTGCGATGACAAATGCACTTCGTACAACAGGAAGCCCCAAAATTCCTCTAGTTGCCACCATTTGTAGTTTTATCACGAATGCTTTCTTTAACTATGTCTTTATCTTTGGTAAATTCGGAGCACCTGCACTTGGAGTCGTTGGAGCTGCTGTTGCTACTTTAATTGCTCGTATCGTTGAAGTGGGTGTCCTCTTTGGGGTAGTGAGTTTTTATAGCGGTCCAATTCATCTACCAATTGGTCGCTATTGGTCTAAAATTTCAAAAGGTTTTTGGATGAGTTTTTGGGTAACAACTTTCCCGGTAATTGTTAATGAAACTTTCTGGGCATTAGGACAAGTATTTTATAGTGCCGCCTACGCAATGGTTGGAACTCAAGCAACTGCTGCTGTTCAAGTTGCTGTTGCTGTACAAAATTTATCATTTATCCTAGTACGTGGAGTGGGTAGTAGTTGTAGCATTATGTTAGGAAACCGTGTAGGACGAAATGAACTGGAAAAAGCTCAACAAGAAGCGAAACGCTTTTTAATGATTTCTCTTGTTATTGGAGTAGTCATTGGAGCTATTCAAAGTTTAACACCCCAATGGACTTTATTAATGTTTGCCCATTTAAGCCCAGAAGTATTTGAACTTGGAATGCAATTACTTCAAATTATGGGAATTATTTTTGTATTTAAAACCTTAAATTCAATTATTCTTGTTGGTATTTTACGTGGTGGAGGCGATACACAATACGGCATGAAACTTGAAATGGCTTGTGTATGGCTAGTGGGCGTTCCGTTAGCATTAGTTGCAGCTGCAATTTGGCATTTTCCAGTACAACTGGTCGTTATCTGTGCTGGAGCTGAAGAACTATGTAAAGCGGTGATTGGTTTGAAACGAGTTTTCTCAGGAAGATGGATTCACCGATTGGTTGAAGCATAA
- the lepA gene encoding translation elongation factor 4: protein MNLEQMKERQKRIRNFSIIAHIDHGKSTLADRILQATDTVADREMQDQLLDSMDLERERGITIKLNAVELTYDAKDGTEYIFHLIDTPGHVDFTYEVSRSLAACEGAILVVDAAQGIEAQTLANVYLAIDNDLEIIPVINKIDLPAADPERVRTEIEDVIGIDASEAVLASAKVGIGIPEILEQIVEKVPAPTGDIEAPLQALIFDSVYDAYRGVVLNVRIQNGIVKPGDKIQLMSNGKTFDVVDVGIFSPKPISRDYLMVGDVGYITASIKTIQDTRVGDTVTLANNPASEPLDGYRKMNPMVYCGLYPIDSSKYNDLRDALEKLQLNDAALQFEAETSQALGFGFRCGFLGLLHMDVIQERLEREFDLDLITTAPSVIYHVQKTDGTEVVVSNPAEMPDQSSVQSIEEPYVKASIMVPNEYVGSVMDICQRKRGVFVTMDYLDEYRVNVIYEMPLSEIIFDFFDSLKSSTKGYASLDYDLIGYRPSNLVKMDIMLNGEVVDALSIIVHKDFAYGRGKAITEKLRTLIPRQQFEVPIQAAIGNKILSRTNIKALRKNVLAKCYGGDVSRKRKLLEKQKEGKKRMKQVGSVEVPQEAFMSVLNLNEEEK, encoded by the coding sequence ATGAATTTAGAACAAATGAAAGAAAGACAAAAGCGTATTCGAAACTTTTCGATCATCGCTCATATTGACCACGGAAAGTCTACATTGGCCGATCGTATCTTACAAGCAACTGATACTGTTGCTGACCGTGAGATGCAAGACCAATTATTAGACTCGATGGATCTTGAAAGAGAACGTGGTATTACCATTAAATTAAATGCTGTAGAATTAACTTATGATGCTAAAGATGGCACAGAGTATATCTTCCATTTAATTGATACACCAGGGCATGTGGATTTCACCTATGAAGTTTCACGTAGTTTAGCAGCTTGTGAAGGGGCCATTCTAGTAGTAGATGCTGCTCAAGGAATTGAAGCACAAACTTTGGCGAATGTGTATTTAGCAATTGATAATGATTTAGAAATCATTCCTGTTATTAATAAAATCGATCTTCCTGCAGCGGATCCAGAAAGAGTGCGAACTGAAATTGAAGATGTCATTGGCATTGATGCTAGTGAGGCAGTTCTGGCTAGTGCTAAAGTTGGAATTGGTATTCCAGAAATTTTGGAACAGATTGTAGAAAAAGTACCTGCGCCTACTGGTGATATTGAAGCACCATTACAAGCGTTAATTTTCGACTCTGTCTATGATGCGTATCGCGGGGTTGTGCTAAATGTCCGTATTCAAAACGGGATTGTAAAACCTGGCGATAAAATTCAATTGATGAGTAATGGAAAAACTTTTGATGTAGTGGATGTTGGTATTTTCTCACCAAAACCAATCAGCCGTGATTACTTAATGGTTGGAGATGTTGGCTATATCACTGCATCTATTAAAACGATTCAAGATACTCGTGTAGGGGATACGGTTACTTTAGCGAATAATCCTGCTAGTGAACCTTTAGATGGATATCGTAAAATGAATCCAATGGTATACTGTGGTTTATATCCAATCGATTCATCAAAATATAATGACTTACGTGATGCTTTAGAAAAATTACAATTAAATGATGCGGCGCTTCAATTTGAGGCAGAAACTTCTCAAGCGCTTGGATTTGGTTTCCGTTGTGGATTCCTAGGATTACTTCATATGGATGTTATTCAAGAACGCTTAGAGCGCGAATTCGATTTAGATTTAATTACAACAGCACCTTCTGTTATTTATCATGTACAAAAGACTGATGGTACAGAGGTGGTTGTATCAAACCCAGCTGAGATGCCGGATCAATCCAGTGTTCAATCGATTGAAGAGCCATACGTAAAAGCATCTATTATGGTTCCAAACGAATATGTAGGAAGCGTAATGGATATTTGTCAACGCAAACGTGGTGTTTTTGTAACGATGGATTACTTAGACGAATACCGTGTGAATGTGATATACGAAATGCCACTTTCTGAAATTATCTTTGATTTCTTTGATTCGTTAAAATCAAGTACTAAAGGATACGCATCATTGGATTATGATTTAATTGGTTACAGACCAAGTAATTTAGTGAAGATGGACATCATGTTAAATGGTGAAGTAGTGGATGCTTTAAGTATTATTGTTCATAAAGACTTTGCTTATGGACGTGGTAAAGCTATTACAGAAAAATTAAGAACTTTAATTCCACGTCAGCAATTTGAAGTTCCTATTCAAGCGGCTATTGGAAATAAGATTCTCTCTCGTACCAATATTAAAGCTCTCCGTAAAAACGTGCTTGCAAAATGTTATGGAGGAGACGTTTCTCGTAAACGTAAATTATTAGAGAAACAAAAAGAAGGGAAGAAACGTATGAAACAAGTCGGGTCTGTTGAAGTTCCACAAGAAGCTTTCATGTCGGTTCTAAACTTAAACGAAGAAGAAAAATAA
- the mgtE gene encoding magnesium transporter, translated as MKDNIALIVSNKDVKKIRELFNENYPIDIALALEEVDDDVLKNFMFSISNTRLASILEVAEPEFQLRMLEKLPFRRVILLFQQMSNDDVVDILGNLPVGIRKRYIKMMKQSSQDDIQTMLNYAPDTAGGIMTTEYITVKEHLTVEETLSKLREISPNSEIINIIFVTSLQRKLIGWIDIRDLFTHDLDESLHDVMHTNIISVLPEEDQEEVARISTKYDLSVVPVVNKQNVLLGIITIDDIVHVLQEEHHEDMLLISGVEGTERIGGPFKESIQKRTPWLLINLITAFMASAVVGLFQDTIEQVVVLAVAMPIITGMGGNSASQTLALVIQEVAIGQITWEKDKKYVLNEIWLGLVNGIITGIFAAIALYIPYQNFFLSIIVILAMAMNLMVGAFFGFFVPLFLKKLNLDPAISSTIFVTTATDVLGFFIFLYLAELFLPLLI; from the coding sequence ATGAAAGATAATATTGCACTTATTGTTTCGAATAAAGATGTTAAGAAAATAAGAGAGCTTTTTAATGAGAATTATCCGATTGATATCGCTTTAGCGTTAGAAGAAGTTGACGATGACGTTCTAAAGAATTTCATGTTCTCTATCTCGAATACAAGACTTGCTTCTATTTTAGAAGTTGCTGAACCTGAATTCCAATTACGAATGCTTGAGAAATTACCATTTAGACGTGTAATTTTACTGTTCCAGCAAATGTCAAACGATGATGTCGTGGATATTTTAGGGAATTTACCAGTGGGAATACGTAAGCGTTACATCAAAATGATGAAGCAAAGTTCTCAAGATGATATTCAAACGATGTTAAATTACGCTCCGGATACTGCCGGGGGGATTATGACAACGGAGTACATTACGGTAAAAGAACACTTAACTGTAGAAGAAACTCTTTCTAAACTAAGAGAGATTTCTCCAAACTCAGAAATTATTAACATTATTTTCGTAACGAGTTTACAACGGAAATTAATTGGTTGGATTGATATACGTGATTTATTCACGCATGATTTAGATGAGAGTTTACACGATGTGATGCACACGAATATTATTTCCGTCTTACCAGAAGAAGACCAAGAAGAAGTGGCCCGTATTTCTACTAAGTATGACTTATCTGTAGTGCCAGTAGTCAATAAGCAAAATGTGTTACTTGGGATCATCACAATCGATGATATCGTTCACGTCTTACAAGAAGAGCACCACGAAGATATGTTATTAATTAGTGGGGTTGAAGGAACAGAACGAATCGGTGGACCTTTTAAAGAATCGATTCAAAAACGGACCCCTTGGCTATTAATCAACTTAATTACAGCCTTTATGGCAAGTGCGGTTGTCGGATTATTCCAAGACACGATTGAACAAGTTGTTGTTTTAGCGGTTGCCATGCCAATTATTACAGGGATGGGTGGGAATTCAGCTTCTCAAACATTAGCACTGGTTATTCAAGAAGTTGCAATTGGTCAAATAACTTGGGAAAAAGATAAAAAGTATGTATTAAATGAAATCTGGCTTGGATTAGTGAATGGGATTATTACAGGGATTTTTGCAGCGATTGCACTCTACATCCCATATCAAAACTTTTTCTTATCGATTATTGTCATTTTAGCAATGGCGATGAACTTGATGGTAGGTGCGTTCTTCGGCTTCTTTGTACCTTTATTCTTAAAGAAACTGAATTTAGACCCAGCCATTTCATCAACGATTTTTGTAACAACAGCTACAGACGTATTAGGATTTTTTATCTTCTTATACTTAGCTGAATTGTTCTTGCCATTATTAATTTAG
- a CDS encoding cupin domain-containing protein translates to MKTKEEWIEELALEPHVEGGYFRQTYKAIETVELPEGRIRSLSTSILFLLTNQNPSHFHLLSSDEIWYYHFGHALTVHMIHPDGTYEAVEIGPGEGQKLQFTVPAGVVFGSTIESDNEENFAIVSCSVTPGFEYEDFILYTQDELLEKYPEHEEIIRRLAVV, encoded by the coding sequence ATGAAAACGAAAGAAGAATGGATTGAAGAATTAGCCTTAGAACCACATGTAGAAGGTGGCTATTTTAGACAAACGTATAAAGCTATTGAAACTGTAGAACTGCCTGAGGGACGCATCCGGTCTCTTTCTACCTCTATCTTATTTTTATTAACGAACCAAAACCCATCCCACTTCCATCTCCTCTCATCTGATGAAATTTGGTACTATCATTTTGGACACGCTCTTACCGTACATATGATTCATCCTGATGGTACTTACGAAGCAGTCGAAATTGGTCCAGGAGAAGGTCAAAAACTTCAATTCACCGTTCCTGCAGGAGTCGTCTTTGGATCTACCATTGAATCGGACAACGAAGAAAATTTTGCGATTGTCAGTTGTAGCGTTACACCTGGTTTTGAATACGAAGATTTTATACTCTATACTCAAGATGAATTATTAGAAAAGTATCCGGAACACGAAGAGATCATTCGCCGTCTTGCTGTCGTTTAA